A portion of the Avibacterium sp. 20-132 genome contains these proteins:
- a CDS encoding helix-turn-helix domain-containing protein, whose protein sequence is MERNLFEELKQGLEQMQVHLEGKTTLKTIERELPAEMGEISANEVKSIREKLNLSQSVFAKKLRMSVRTYQGWEQGKTTPNKQATLLLKMIERSPQTFEDIASL, encoded by the coding sequence ATGGAAAGAAATTTATTTGAAGAATTGAAACAAGGATTGGAACAAATGCAAGTCCATTTGGAAGGTAAAACCACCCTCAAAACCATTGAGCGTGAGCTTCCAGCAGAAATGGGTGAAATAAGCGCGAATGAAGTGAAGTCTATCCGTGAAAAACTTAATCTATCGCAATCGGTTTTTGCTAAGAAATTGAGAATGAGCGTACGCACTTACCAAGGTTGGGAACAAGGCAAAACCACGCCAAATAAACAAGCCACATTACTGTTGAAGATGATTGAGCGCTCGCCGCAAACCTTTGAAGATATTGCATCTCTCTAA
- the dxs gene encoding 1-deoxy-D-xylulose-5-phosphate synthase, whose protein sequence is MEKYPLLSLINSPDDLRLLNKDQLPQLCNELRGYLLESVSQSSGHLASGLGTVELTVALHYVFNTPFDQLIWDVGHQAYPHKILTGRRDKMSTIRQKNGLHPFPWRDESEFDVLSVGHSSTSISAGLGIAVAAEKENAGRKTVCVIGDGAITAGMAFEALNHAGALHTDMLVILNDNEMSISENVGALNNYLARLFSGSFYSTLREGGKKILSGVPPIKEFVKKTEEHVKGFVSPIGTMFEELGFNYIGPIDGHNVDELISTLKNMSSLKGPQFLHIKTKKGKGYAPAEKDPIGFHGVPKFDPSSGKLPKSTTPTYSQIFGNWLCEIAEQDPKLIGITPAMREGSGMVEFSNRFPQQYFDVAIAEQHAVTFAAGLAIAGFKPVVAIYSTFLQRAYDQVIHDVAIQNLPVLFAIDRAGVVGADGQTHQGAFDISFMRCIPNLVIMTPSDENECRQMLYTGYQCGKPAAVRYPRGNAIGVSLEPLAMLPIGKGKILREGETIAILNFGTLLPNANAVAEKLNATLVDMRFVKPIDETLIQQLADTHALLVTLEENAIQGGAGSAVAEVLNSQHKTTALLQLGLPDFFIPQGTQQEILADLKLDAQGIEAQITTFLQKRKKI, encoded by the coding sequence ATGGAAAAATATCCTCTTTTATCACTGATTAATTCACCGGACGATTTGCGTCTTTTAAATAAAGATCAACTTCCCCAACTTTGTAATGAATTACGCGGATATTTGTTAGAAAGTGTTAGTCAAAGTAGCGGACATTTGGCATCAGGTTTAGGCACGGTAGAACTCACGGTTGCCTTGCATTATGTGTTTAATACCCCATTTGATCAGCTTATTTGGGATGTAGGGCATCAGGCCTATCCGCATAAAATTCTCACTGGACGCCGCGATAAAATGTCCACCATTCGTCAAAAAAATGGACTTCATCCTTTTCCTTGGCGTGATGAAAGCGAATTTGATGTGCTAAGCGTGGGGCACTCTTCTACCTCAATCAGTGCTGGGCTTGGTATTGCCGTTGCGGCAGAAAAAGAAAATGCAGGACGTAAAACCGTTTGTGTGATTGGTGATGGGGCAATTACCGCTGGAATGGCCTTTGAAGCACTCAATCACGCCGGTGCATTGCACACCGATATGTTGGTGATTCTCAACGACAATGAAATGTCCATTTCCGAGAACGTGGGAGCGTTGAATAACTATCTTGCTCGCCTATTTTCTGGCTCTTTCTATTCTACCTTGCGTGAAGGCGGTAAAAAAATTCTCTCTGGCGTGCCGCCTATTAAAGAGTTTGTCAAAAAAACGGAAGAACACGTTAAAGGCTTTGTTTCCCCTATCGGCACAATGTTTGAAGAGCTAGGCTTTAACTATATTGGTCCAATTGATGGACATAATGTGGATGAATTAATTAGCACATTAAAGAATATGAGCAGCTTAAAAGGTCCGCAGTTCTTGCATATAAAAACCAAAAAAGGCAAAGGCTATGCCCCCGCGGAAAAAGATCCTATTGGTTTTCACGGTGTGCCAAAATTCGATCCTTCGAGTGGAAAATTGCCTAAATCCACCACCCCAACCTATTCACAAATTTTTGGCAACTGGCTATGTGAAATCGCTGAACAAGATCCAAAATTAATCGGCATCACCCCAGCTATGCGTGAAGGGTCAGGAATGGTGGAATTTTCCAACCGTTTTCCACAGCAATATTTTGATGTTGCCATTGCCGAACAACACGCGGTTACCTTCGCCGCAGGCTTAGCGATTGCAGGTTTTAAACCTGTCGTCGCCATTTATTCGACGTTCTTACAACGTGCCTACGATCAGGTCATTCACGATGTGGCTATTCAAAATCTTCCCGTGTTATTTGCCATTGACCGTGCAGGCGTAGTTGGTGCAGACGGGCAAACTCATCAAGGGGCATTCGATATCAGCTTTATGCGCTGCATTCCAAATTTAGTGATTATGACCCCTAGCGATGAAAATGAATGTCGCCAAATGCTTTATACGGGCTATCAATGTGGTAAACCTGCTGCAGTACGCTACCCTAGAGGCAACGCTATCGGCGTTTCACTTGAGCCATTAGCAATGCTGCCTATCGGAAAAGGTAAAATTCTGCGTGAAGGGGAAACGATCGCTATTTTAAATTTTGGTACGTTGTTGCCAAATGCCAACGCAGTGGCTGAAAAATTAAACGCGACCCTTGTAGATATGCGATTTGTTAAACCAATTGATGAAACCTTAATTCAACAACTGGCTGACACTCACGCTTTATTGGTTACACTTGAAGAAAACGCGATTCAAGGCGGAGCAGGGAGCGCAGTGGCTGAAGTGCTAAATTCTCAGCACAAAACTACCGCACTATTGCAATTAGGCTTGCCCGATTTCTTCATTCCACAAGGTACGCAGCAAGAAATTTTGGCAGACTTGAAACTGGACGCACAAGGTATTGAAGCACAAATCACAACATTTTTACAAAAACGTAAAAAAATTTAA
- a CDS encoding type II toxin-antitoxin system RelE/ParE family toxin → MKAVFIELPFFEKYRKEYLSDDEYLMLQNELLVAPEKGDLIQGTGGLRKLRIANSKRNRGKRGGARVIYYYYVRNAAIYFLTAYGKEMKEDLTADEKSILAKIVENIKGK, encoded by the coding sequence ATGAAAGCGGTTTTTATTGAATTGCCATTTTTTGAAAAATATAGAAAGGAATATCTCTCTGACGATGAGTATCTTATGCTACAAAATGAGTTACTTGTTGCACCAGAAAAAGGAGATTTAATACAAGGCACCGGTGGACTTAGGAAATTAAGAATTGCAAATTCTAAAAGAAATAGAGGTAAAAGGGGCGGAGCAAGAGTAATTTATTATTACTATGTGCGTAATGCCGCAATCTACTTTTTAACCGCCTATGGTAAAGAGATGAAAGAAGATCTCACTGCTGATGAAAAAAGTATCTTGGCTAAAATAGTAGAAAATATAAAGGGGAAATAA
- a CDS encoding gluconokinase: protein MEKGKGKSFILMGVSSTGKTSVGTEVCRRLGLKLIDGDDLHPRANIIKMGSGQPLNDEDRAPWLERIRDAAFSLEQKSEQGIIVCSALKKKYRDQIRDGNESVKFLFLEGSFELVLERMKNRKGHYMKTEMLKSQFDTLETPQADEPDVIHIDIDGTFDQVVERCVVALEPFLE from the coding sequence ATGGAAAAAGGAAAAGGTAAGAGTTTTATCTTAATGGGCGTGTCTAGCACGGGGAAAACATCCGTAGGAACGGAAGTTTGCCGGCGTTTAGGGTTAAAATTGATTGATGGCGATGATCTTCATCCAAGAGCTAACATCATTAAAATGGGGAGTGGGCAACCGCTTAATGATGAAGATCGCGCACCTTGGCTTGAGCGTATCCGCGATGCGGCATTCAGCCTAGAACAAAAAAGTGAACAGGGGATCATTGTTTGCTCGGCATTGAAGAAAAAATACCGTGATCAAATTCGCGATGGTAATGAAAGCGTGAAATTCCTTTTCTTAGAGGGAAGTTTTGAGCTAGTGCTAGAACGAATGAAAAATCGTAAAGGGCATTATATGAAAACCGAAATGCTTAAAAGCCAATTCGATACGCTGGAAACGCCACAAGCAGATGAGCCAGATGTGATTCATATTGATATTGATGGGACATTTGATCAAGTGGTAGAACGTTGTGTAGTAGCGTTAGAGCCGTTTTTGGAATAA
- a CDS encoding ABC transporter ATP-binding protein gives MALISLTNGYLSFSDHPLLDHTDLYIEAGERVCLVGRNGVGKSTLMKILAGEMVMDDGRLQFERDLVISRLEQDPPRNAQGNVFDYVAEGIAHLADLLKEYHRTSDLLEQQYSESTLNRLAEIQTQLEHADGWRFENKIRETLMKLGLEANMRLAELSGGWLRKAALARALVCDPDVLLLDEPTNHLDVDAIEWLENFFLSFSGSIIFISHDRAFIRKMATRIVDLDRGQLVSYPGDYAKYLIEKEENLRVEALQNELFDKKLAQEEVWIRQGIKARRTRNEGRVRALKALREERRQRRDVQGSAKLQVDNSSRSGKIVFEVEDVSYEIAGKTLVSHFSTTILRGDKIALVGANGIGKTTLIKLLLGEIQPTSGHIKCGTKLEIAYFDQYRADLDPEKTVMDNVADGKQDIEVNGVKRHVLGYLQDFLFPPKRAMVPVKALSGGERNRLLLAKLLLKPNNLLILDEPTNDLDVETLELLEELLADYQGTLLIVSHDRQFIDNTATECYIFEGNGIINKYVGGFHDAKQQQANVFALKEAEKAKEKKAESVLELNKVSHKPVKHRPVKLSYNEQRELEQLPQKLENLEEKITALQAEVSDPNFFQQDHQYTTDKLQQLAEAEQALEQAFARWEMLEEKKSGAS, from the coding sequence GTGGCGTTAATTAGTCTAACCAACGGTTATCTTTCTTTTAGTGATCATCCCTTGCTAGATCACACGGATTTATACATTGAAGCGGGCGAGCGTGTTTGTTTAGTTGGGCGTAACGGGGTAGGCAAATCTACCTTAATGAAAATTTTAGCAGGCGAAATGGTGATGGACGACGGACGTCTGCAATTTGAGCGTGATTTAGTCATTTCTCGCCTTGAACAAGATCCCCCTCGCAATGCACAGGGTAACGTGTTTGATTACGTTGCAGAAGGTATTGCGCATTTAGCTGATTTATTGAAAGAATATCACCGCACTTCTGATTTACTTGAACAGCAATATAGCGAAAGTACGCTAAATCGTTTGGCAGAAATTCAAACTCAGCTTGAACACGCAGATGGCTGGCGTTTTGAAAATAAAATTCGTGAAACCCTAATGAAATTAGGGCTTGAAGCAAATATGCGATTGGCTGAGTTATCCGGTGGCTGGTTACGTAAAGCGGCACTGGCTCGTGCATTGGTGTGTGATCCTGATGTATTACTGCTCGATGAACCTACTAACCATCTTGATGTCGATGCCATTGAATGGCTAGAAAATTTCTTCCTGAGCTTTAGTGGTTCGATTATTTTTATTTCTCACGATCGTGCTTTTATCAGAAAAATGGCAACACGCATTGTGGATCTTGATCGTGGACAATTAGTCTCTTACCCGGGCGATTACGCTAAATATCTTATTGAAAAAGAAGAAAATCTTCGTGTTGAAGCGTTACAAAATGAATTATTTGATAAAAAACTGGCTCAAGAAGAAGTCTGGATTCGGCAAGGGATTAAAGCTCGCCGAACCCGTAATGAAGGTCGAGTGAGAGCGTTGAAAGCCTTGCGAGAAGAACGTCGTCAGCGTAGAGACGTGCAGGGCAGTGCCAAGTTACAAGTGGATAATTCTAGCCGTTCAGGCAAAATCGTCTTTGAAGTTGAAGATGTGAGTTATGAAATTGCAGGGAAAACACTGGTTTCGCATTTTTCAACGACGATTTTACGTGGTGATAAAATCGCTTTGGTAGGGGCAAATGGCATAGGCAAAACGACGTTAATTAAATTGCTCTTGGGTGAAATTCAGCCAACTTCAGGGCATATTAAATGTGGCACAAAATTAGAAATTGCTTATTTTGATCAGTATCGTGCTGATCTCGATCCTGAAAAAACGGTAATGGATAATGTTGCAGATGGCAAACAAGATATTGAAGTTAATGGGGTAAAACGCCACGTTTTAGGTTATTTGCAAGATTTCTTATTTCCACCAAAACGGGCAATGGTGCCAGTGAAAGCCCTTTCAGGGGGAGAACGTAACCGCTTGTTATTAGCAAAATTATTGCTTAAACCAAATAATTTACTGATTTTGGACGAGCCAACCAATGATCTGGATGTGGAAACCTTAGAATTATTGGAAGAATTACTGGCTGATTATCAAGGCACGTTGCTGATTGTGAGCCACGATCGCCAATTTATTGATAACACAGCAACAGAATGCTACATTTTTGAAGGCAATGGGATTATTAACAAATATGTGGGCGGTTTCCACGATGCGAAACAGCAACAAGCGAATGTATTTGCCTTGAAAGAAGCGGAAAAAGCGAAAGAGAAAAAAGCAGAAAGCGTGCTGGAACTTAACAAGGTTTCACATAAGCCAGTAAAACATCGCCCCGTGAAACTTTCTTACAACGAGCAACGAGAGCTAGAACAATTGCCGCAAAAATTGGAAAATTTGGAAGAAAAAATCACCGCACTTCAAGCGGAAGTCTCTGATCCCAATTTTTTCCAGCAAGATCACCAATACACCACAGACAAACTCCAACAACTTGCTGAAGCAGAGCAGGCGTTAGAACAAGCATTTGCCCGTTGGGAAATGTTGGAAGAAAAGAAAAGTGGCGCGAGTTGA
- a CDS encoding GntP family permease — MLIFTLIASVLLLLLLIMKFRVHAFVALIIVSLLTALATGVPFNEILPTLTKGFGGTLASVALLVGLGAMIGRLLEITGGAKVLADTLINKFGEKNAPFALGVASLLFGFPIFFDAGLVVMLPIIFSVAKRFGGSVLRYAFPAAGAFAVMHAFVPPHPGPVASGDLLGANIGLLVIVGLVCGIPTWYIASYLFSQYLGKKVMVDLPKAFLNANAINETAVLNPPSFGKVLTILLLPLVLILCDTGLNTLSVAGVVDGSQAWVQGLLLLGKTPVALLITLIVTILLLKDQRSNEQIEKICDNALGPICSIVLVTGAGGMFGGVLRASGIGNELSAMFADTGMPVIVAAFIISMALRVAQGSATVALTTTSALIAPTVAATVGLSQFDLCFIVIAIASGATVFSHVNDSGFWLVSRFLEMDTKTTLKTWTVLETLIGFTGFAFALVGSILL, encoded by the coding sequence ATGTTGATTTTCACGTTGATCGCTTCAGTACTGCTGTTGCTTTTATTAATTATGAAATTCAGAGTTCACGCCTTTGTTGCATTAATTATCGTGAGTTTACTCACTGCACTCGCAACTGGCGTCCCTTTCAATGAAATTCTACCCACCTTAACCAAAGGCTTTGGTGGCACATTAGCCTCTGTGGCGTTATTAGTGGGTTTGGGGGCGATGATCGGGCGCTTACTCGAAATCACTGGCGGTGCAAAAGTGCTTGCTGATACGCTTATCAATAAATTTGGTGAAAAAAATGCCCCTTTCGCCTTAGGTGTGGCTTCTTTACTTTTCGGCTTTCCAATTTTCTTTGATGCTGGATTAGTCGTGATGTTGCCGATTATCTTTAGCGTAGCAAAACGCTTTGGGGGGTCTGTATTACGCTATGCTTTCCCTGCGGCAGGGGCATTTGCTGTTATGCACGCCTTTGTCCCACCTCACCCAGGTCCTGTGGCATCGGGGGATTTATTAGGCGCTAATATCGGCTTATTAGTGATCGTTGGCTTAGTATGCGGTATCCCAACGTGGTATATCGCAAGCTACTTATTTAGCCAATATTTAGGTAAAAAAGTGATGGTTGATTTGCCAAAAGCGTTCTTAAATGCAAATGCAATCAACGAAACAGCGGTGTTAAATCCACCAAGTTTTGGCAAAGTATTGACCATTTTATTATTGCCATTAGTTCTAATTTTATGTGATACAGGCTTAAATACCCTTTCTGTCGCAGGTGTGGTTGATGGTTCGCAGGCTTGGGTGCAAGGCTTACTTTTACTCGGTAAAACTCCTGTTGCATTATTGATTACGTTAATCGTTACCATTTTGTTGCTCAAAGATCAGCGTAGCAATGAGCAAATAGAAAAAATTTGTGATAATGCCCTCGGACCAATCTGTTCTATTGTACTCGTAACAGGTGCTGGGGGAATGTTTGGTGGTGTGTTGCGTGCAAGTGGCATTGGTAATGAGCTTTCTGCGATGTTCGCAGACACAGGAATGCCTGTGATTGTTGCCGCCTTTATTATTTCAATGGCATTGCGTGTTGCACAAGGTTCTGCGACGGTAGCCCTTACAACCACATCGGCATTAATCGCCCCAACGGTTGCCGCAACAGTCGGATTAAGCCAATTCGATCTTTGCTTTATCGTGATTGCAATTGCCTCTGGCGCAACCGTGTTCTCTCACGTTAATGACAGTGGTTTCTGGTTAGTCAGCCGTTTTCTAGAAATGGATACCAAAACCACATTAAAAACCTGGACAGTGCTAGAAACCCTCATCGGCTTTACTGGATTTGCCTTCGCCTTAGTGGGAAGTATTTTGCTCTAA